A single region of the Halogeometricum sp. S3BR5-2 genome encodes:
- a CDS encoding DUF7123 family protein produces MVHAYLVENADTEPTYLRARDIASDLDGSPKAVAQYLSQLQDDLTDVSLEQWGRSKSTTWRIEVSES; encoded by the coding sequence ATGGTACACGCGTATCTCGTCGAGAACGCCGATACTGAGCCCACGTACCTTCGGGCTCGGGATATCGCCAGCGACCTCGATGGGTCACCGAAAGCCGTCGCACAGTATCTGAGCCAGCTCCAAGACGACCTCACCGACGTGTCGCTCGAACAGTGGGGGCGCTCGAAGAGCACAACGTGGCGAATTGAGGTGAGCGAATCGTGA
- a CDS encoding DUF63 family protein, whose amino-acid sequence MSTVAGRVETVLPDTGTREWWALYLLAPVVLVGAALLAFPSLVYDRFVWQYLWGPVVADAAGQPVTHKGIQAVRGYNTVNTVAYLAAVVYSLPGLRAYLDYLDVTFDARLAYGFAPIIVAGGAMRALEDIGLLGDYAVWFITPSIYFVVTAVTVLALGVGALARNRNIGSIPSIVGLVGSVWAIGAVGWALWYGLSTAATFRLWVPVATTGIALGVTALYYWGASLVDIAHLRHPLFLLAVFGQMWDAAQNLVGVTFLGYSPKLVVTNLVYQATGFSGSTFVLKLLVTGGIVWYLADVKDEMNHTWWWLMTFFIGAIGLPMGVRGSLRMMLGV is encoded by the coding sequence GTGAGTACCGTTGCGGGGCGCGTCGAAACCGTCCTCCCCGACACCGGCACCCGAGAATGGTGGGCGCTGTATCTGCTTGCCCCGGTCGTCCTCGTCGGTGCCGCACTCCTCGCGTTCCCGTCGCTCGTCTACGACCGGTTCGTCTGGCAGTATCTCTGGGGCCCGGTCGTCGCCGACGCTGCCGGCCAGCCAGTCACACACAAGGGAATACAGGCCGTCCGCGGATACAACACCGTGAACACGGTGGCCTATCTCGCGGCCGTCGTGTACAGTCTCCCAGGACTCCGGGCATATCTCGACTACCTCGATGTCACGTTCGATGCGCGGCTCGCGTACGGGTTCGCCCCAATCATCGTCGCCGGCGGGGCGATGCGCGCCCTCGAGGATATCGGACTGCTCGGCGACTACGCAGTGTGGTTCATCACGCCCTCGATCTACTTCGTCGTTACCGCCGTCACCGTCCTCGCACTCGGCGTCGGCGCACTCGCTCGCAATCGGAATATCGGGTCCATCCCGTCGATCGTCGGTCTCGTCGGGTCGGTCTGGGCGATTGGAGCCGTCGGGTGGGCACTCTGGTATGGACTCTCGACGGCAGCGACATTCCGCCTGTGGGTTCCTGTTGCGACGACGGGGATCGCCCTCGGCGTGACCGCGCTCTACTACTGGGGGGCGAGCCTCGTCGATATTGCACATCTCCGCCATCCGCTGTTCCTGTTGGCCGTTTTCGGGCAGATGTGGGACGCTGCGCAGAATCTCGTCGGCGTGACCTTCCTCGGCTATTCCCCCAAGCTGGTCGTTACGAATCTCGTGTATCAAGCGACTGGATTCTCGGGGTCAACATTCGTTCTCAAACTCCTCGTAACCGGTGGCATCGTGTGGTACCTCGCAGACGTGAAAGACGAGATGAATCACACGTGGTGGTGGCTCATGACGTTCTTCATCGGGGCGATCGGACTCCCAATGGGCGTCCGTGGATCCCTTCGAATGATGCTCGGGGTCTGA
- a CDS encoding DUF1405 domain-containing protein: MTSVPTATTNRLPSYLAPLPRRVEDLALRYAWAIVAINLAGTAFGFWYYRFQLAQTPIVMWPFVPDSPAATLFVALSLAAWKLDYDVEWLHMLAFFGNIKLGLWTPFVQLVLNGAGDIEPWLYWFLIVSHLAMSLQSFLIYRYAEFSVSAVAVATVWYGLNDIVDYFAPLVGEFHHTFLRAELVNGIIDHSGQAHDFAAAAAVTLTLAATFLALATRIKKLEPSGDPSKRGLD; this comes from the coding sequence ATGACGTCCGTACCTACAGCGACAACGAATCGACTGCCCAGCTACCTCGCCCCGCTCCCCCGGCGCGTCGAGGACCTCGCACTTCGGTACGCGTGGGCCATCGTCGCGATTAATCTGGCCGGGACTGCGTTCGGGTTCTGGTACTACCGCTTCCAGCTGGCCCAAACCCCGATAGTGATGTGGCCGTTCGTCCCCGACAGCCCCGCTGCGACGCTGTTCGTCGCGCTTAGTCTCGCCGCGTGGAAACTGGACTACGACGTCGAGTGGCTCCATATGCTCGCCTTCTTCGGAAACATCAAACTCGGGCTTTGGACGCCGTTCGTCCAGCTGGTTCTCAACGGGGCGGGCGATATCGAACCCTGGCTCTACTGGTTTCTCATCGTGAGCCATCTCGCGATGAGTCTGCAGTCGTTCCTGATCTATCGCTACGCCGAGTTCTCAGTCAGTGCGGTCGCCGTCGCTACCGTCTGGTACGGGCTTAACGACATCGTGGATTACTTTGCGCCGCTCGTTGGGGAGTTCCATCACACGTTCCTGCGGGCCGAACTCGTCAACGGAATCATTGATCACTCGGGGCAAGCCCACGACTTCGCAGCGGCCGCGGCAGTGACGCTGACGCTTGCCGCGACGTTTCTGGCACTAGCGACGCGAATAAAGAAACTCGAACCGAGCGGTGATCCCTCCAAACGAGGGCTGGACTAA
- a CDS encoding plastocyanin/azurin family copper-binding protein has product MLTAGMAGIAGCLGGGGPPEPIVTMTSDLRFDPVEITIEPGQQVTWENKSPAPHTASAYEESLPEEAAYFASGGYESERAVRQSTSSRGFLERGETYSHTFDIPGTYRYFCLPHEENRMIGRVVVE; this is encoded by the coding sequence GTGCTAACTGCCGGGATGGCCGGAATTGCTGGCTGCCTCGGAGGGGGAGGCCCGCCGGAGCCAATAGTCACGATGACGAGTGACCTTCGGTTCGATCCTGTTGAGATCACAATCGAACCCGGCCAGCAAGTTACCTGGGAGAACAAGAGTCCTGCTCCCCATACGGCATCAGCATACGAAGAGTCGCTGCCAGAGGAGGCGGCGTATTTCGCCAGCGGTGGCTACGAATCCGAACGGGCTGTCCGACAGAGCACGTCGTCGAGAGGATTTCTCGAACGAGGTGAGACATATAGCCACACGTTCGATATCCCAGGAACGTACCGATATTTTTGCTTGCCACACGAGGAGAACAGGATGATTGGTCGTGTCGTCGTGGAATGA
- a CDS encoding DUF7546 family protein gives MSTATEYLDEIRVRFGIESSDIVRWGAVLGVELAVVWGYFLVTQTSVTEPRYVVYPFVWINLGALAISRTRPSARRFGVRASAASITGIYLFVLLTLGGLLQLGLFQHLGSGAEFRISWVTPGWGPIIVFRNTLVQTVIVPFKLVGYLSIAYLLYARLLDATKGALSGVFGLVSCVGCSFSLLVPLLGASTFSTIAWLSWDLSTLVFVATVGMLYWSDELGARLTRWVPAGDG, from the coding sequence ATGAGTACAGCAACGGAATATCTGGACGAGATCCGTGTTCGTTTTGGCATCGAGAGTAGCGATATCGTCCGCTGGGGGGCGGTCTTGGGGGTCGAGTTAGCGGTGGTCTGGGGGTATTTCCTCGTTACCCAAACGTCCGTGACTGAACCGAGGTATGTGGTATATCCATTCGTCTGGATCAATCTCGGAGCACTCGCAATTTCCCGGACACGCCCATCCGCTCGTCGATTCGGTGTACGCGCTTCGGCGGCGTCCATAACGGGAATATATCTGTTCGTACTGCTGACGCTCGGTGGGTTACTTCAGCTCGGATTGTTCCAACACCTCGGTTCCGGAGCGGAGTTTCGTATTTCCTGGGTCACTCCTGGCTGGGGGCCAATCATCGTATTCAGAAATACGTTGGTACAAACGGTCATTGTCCCGTTCAAACTCGTGGGGTACCTTTCGATTGCGTACCTCCTGTACGCTCGGCTACTCGACGCGACGAAGGGCGCCCTCTCCGGGGTGTTCGGTCTCGTTTCGTGCGTCGGCTGTTCCTTCTCGCTACTCGTGCCGTTACTCGGCGCCTCCACATTCAGCACGATTGCGTGGCTCTCATGGGACCTCTCGACGCTCGTATTCGTGGCGACAGTCGGGATGCTGTACTGGAGCGACGAACTCGGAGCGAGGCTCACCCGCTGGGTACCCGCCGGCGACGGGTGA
- the cyoE gene encoding heme o synthase → MPAHTDSVDRRTTDALFTLVLGVYALMLAGATTAVTGASAACPTLPACDGLTFEEGISALVIVVLSHRVLALIVGLGLLWLTWHVRGDSVAKGVRRPIIAAVTLYPVQVAVGALAVGADTSVSVSGAHLVVAVAIFGALTVALARQLTDVSDESDIPNAGVFDRHDGVEAEMAGDDLSISAAEPGSARGPSASSKSTRMGVRSLFPGRSWEYLRMTKPRLMWLLCLVALAAMLLAGGRTVPMDRIAWTLLGGVLAVGASGVFNNVLERDVDEQMNRTADRPLVEQRVSVRRATAFGIVLAFASLGVLAARVNLLAALLGLLAILSYSVGYTILLKPNTTQNIVIGGAVGAFPALIGWSAVRGSIGFEILLLSVVIFLWTPAHFYNLALMYKEEYATAGFPMLPVVRGEETTRRHIVLYLAATMVAVAFLGALTALDWLFAVSAVVAGAVFLWFVVRLCRRKTDRAARNAFVSANAYLGVLLVAIVVDSIFV, encoded by the coding sequence ATGCCAGCCCACACCGATTCTGTCGACCGGCGTACGACTGACGCCCTGTTCACGCTCGTGCTCGGCGTCTACGCACTTATGCTGGCTGGGGCGACGACTGCCGTGACGGGGGCGTCTGCCGCGTGTCCGACCTTGCCTGCCTGTGATGGGCTGACCTTCGAAGAGGGAATATCCGCGCTCGTAATCGTTGTTCTCTCTCACCGGGTGCTCGCACTGATCGTCGGCCTCGGTCTGCTTTGGCTCACGTGGCATGTCCGTGGCGACAGCGTCGCCAAGGGAGTGCGCCGCCCCATCATCGCTGCCGTCACACTCTACCCGGTTCAAGTCGCGGTCGGAGCACTGGCTGTAGGAGCAGACACGTCGGTTTCGGTCAGCGGGGCGCATCTGGTTGTTGCCGTGGCCATCTTCGGCGCATTGACGGTCGCGCTGGCACGGCAGTTAACCGACGTCTCGGACGAGTCCGATATTCCGAACGCCGGTGTGTTCGACCGCCATGACGGTGTCGAAGCGGAGATGGCTGGTGACGATCTATCCATCTCCGCGGCCGAACCGGGCTCTGCTCGCGGGCCGAGCGCTTCGAGTAAGTCGACGCGGATGGGCGTTCGTTCGCTGTTTCCGGGACGTTCGTGGGAGTATCTCCGGATGACCAAGCCCCGGCTGATGTGGCTGCTTTGTCTCGTTGCACTCGCGGCGATGCTACTGGCCGGGGGACGCACCGTTCCGATGGACCGCATCGCGTGGACGCTCCTCGGTGGTGTGCTGGCGGTCGGTGCGAGCGGTGTGTTCAACAACGTTCTCGAACGCGATGTCGACGAGCAGATGAATCGGACGGCGGACCGCCCCCTCGTGGAACAGCGGGTCTCGGTCCGGCGTGCGACGGCTTTCGGGATTGTGCTCGCGTTCGCCTCGCTGGGGGTGTTAGCAGCCCGCGTCAATCTCCTCGCAGCGCTGCTCGGTCTGCTGGCGATCCTATCCTACAGCGTTGGCTACACCATCCTGTTGAAACCGAACACCACCCAGAACATCGTCATCGGCGGCGCAGTCGGGGCGTTTCCCGCACTCATCGGGTGGAGTGCCGTCAGAGGTTCGATCGGGTTCGAGATTCTCCTGTTGAGCGTGGTCATCTTCCTGTGGACGCCCGCTCACTTCTACAATCTCGCACTTATGTACAAGGAGGAATACGCAACTGCCGGGTTCCCCATGTTGCCCGTCGTGCGGGGCGAGGAGACAACCCGACGACATATTGTGCTGTACCTCGCGGCGACGATGGTTGCGGTCGCGTTCCTGGGTGCGTTGACGGCCCTCGACTGGCTGTTCGCCGTGAGCGCCGTCGTCGCCGGCGCCGTCTTCCTCTGGTTCGTCGTCCGACTCTGTCGTCGCAAAACCGATCGGGCGGCCAGGAACGCGTTCGTCTCGGCGAACGCGTATCTCGGTGTGCTTCTTGTGGCCATCGTGGTAGACTCCATCTTCGTGTGA
- a CDS encoding cytochrome c oxidase subunit 3, giving the protein MSNEDMSDRPGEPVRRGEGAEGFPHGSKYPLFVALGMFFTGLGLSMFTVALVIGIPVLIYGMWGWTKEYTIEEFETGVVPAQKRQLLGFKSGYISMLLVILGELIIFASLFVVWFYLKATRGPFPPEGMPGPDLMLGIVMTVLLLAASVALGYGRYAIARDERAPFNWGLALSMVFGVAYLVVFALDWMNMAAGGAVPSQGPYPAAYYVLTGTHAAHLLAGLVLSGIIAYRAWGRDHFSSNRHLMVKTTEAYWHFLTFLSILILAFVYFPG; this is encoded by the coding sequence GAACCGGTTCGCCGAGGGGAGGGAGCCGAGGGCTTCCCCCACGGTAGCAAGTACCCGCTGTTCGTCGCCCTGGGCATGTTCTTCACGGGGCTCGGGCTTTCGATGTTCACCGTGGCGCTGGTCATCGGGATTCCGGTCCTGATATACGGTATGTGGGGTTGGACGAAGGAATACACGATCGAGGAGTTTGAGACGGGTGTTGTTCCGGCGCAAAAACGTCAGCTGCTCGGGTTCAAGTCCGGCTACATCTCGATGTTGCTGGTCATACTCGGCGAGTTGATAATTTTTGCCTCGCTGTTCGTCGTCTGGTTTTACCTCAAGGCGACGCGTGGGCCGTTCCCTCCCGAGGGAATGCCGGGACCAGATCTGATGCTTGGAATCGTGATGACGGTCCTGCTACTCGCGGCCAGCGTCGCTCTTGGCTACGGCCGCTACGCTATCGCACGAGATGAGCGGGCGCCATTCAACTGGGGACTCGCGCTCTCGATGGTGTTCGGTGTGGCGTATCTCGTGGTGTTCGCGCTTGACTGGATGAATATGGCTGCTGGCGGCGCAGTTCCCTCTCAGGGTCCGTATCCAGCTGCCTACTACGTGCTGACAGGGACACACGCGGCTCACCTCTTAGCAGGCCTGGTGTTGAGTGGCATTATCGCCTACAGGGCGTGGGGGCGAGATCACTTCAGTTCGAACCGTCACCTCATGGTCAAGACGACGGAGGCGTATTGGCACTTCCTCACCTTCCTTTCCATTCTCATTCTGGCCTTCGTCTACTTCCCGGGGTGA